The following coding sequences lie in one Erwinia amylovora genomic window:
- a CDS encoding DedA family protein: protein MDIFKSLVQALWQQDYAALADPSLVWAIYLVLFIILFLENGLLPAAFLPGDSLLILVGVLIAKGTMSFTMTLLVLTTAASLGCWVSYIQGRWLGNTVTVQKWLSHLPAHYHQRAHQMFHRHGLSALLVGRFIAFVRTLLPTIAGLSGLSNTRFQFFNWVSAFLWVLILTVIGFALGKTPIFRQYEDQLMFCLMLLPLVLLVFGLCGSLYVLWRKKRSDNEKGNS from the coding sequence ATGGATATTTTTAAATCTCTCGTACAAGCCCTGTGGCAGCAGGATTATGCCGCCCTTGCAGATCCCTCACTGGTTTGGGCGATCTACCTGGTACTGTTCATCATTTTGTTTCTGGAAAATGGCCTGCTGCCAGCCGCTTTCCTGCCGGGTGACAGTTTACTTATTCTGGTCGGCGTGCTGATCGCTAAAGGAACGATGAGCTTTACCATGACATTACTTGTCCTGACGACTGCCGCCAGCCTTGGGTGCTGGGTCAGTTATATACAGGGAAGATGGCTGGGAAATACGGTGACGGTACAAAAATGGTTGTCACATCTGCCCGCACACTATCATCAGCGGGCGCACCAGATGTTTCACCGTCATGGCCTTTCCGCGCTGCTGGTTGGCCGTTTTATCGCCTTTGTTCGCACGCTGCTGCCAACAATCGCCGGCCTTTCCGGCCTGAGTAATACACGCTTTCAGTTCTTCAACTGGGTCAGCGCGTTTCTTTGGGTGCTGATTTTGACCGTAATCGGATTTGCGCTGGGTAAAACGCCAATTTTCCGACAATACGAAGACCAGCTAATGTTCTGTCTGATGTTGCTGCCGCTGGTGCTGCTGGTATTCGGCCTGTGCGGTTCGCTGTATGTGTTATGGCGCAAAAAACGGTCAGATAATGAGAAAGGAAACTCATGA
- the mzrA gene encoding EnvZ/OmpR regulon moderator MzrA, which yields MTTASIKKRDPRRRLLPWLIVAFVALIGLAMIPALFRHDSTLQIRASRQGVSLPDGFYVYQTLSAQGIHIQSITPEQDSLVIRFDSPEQSYAAERVLRKLFAQSFDIAHQPGPGAASWINRISLLPQFVG from the coding sequence ATGACAACTGCTTCAATTAAAAAGCGCGATCCACGGCGGCGCTTGTTGCCATGGCTGATTGTGGCTTTTGTCGCCCTGATAGGGCTGGCGATGATACCCGCCCTGTTTCGTCACGACAGCACTTTGCAAATCCGCGCTTCACGTCAGGGAGTCTCATTGCCAGACGGCTTTTACGTCTACCAAACACTGAGCGCACAAGGGATCCACATCCAGAGCATTACGCCGGAGCAAGATTCGTTGGTGATCCGCTTTGATTCACCGGAGCAAAGTTATGCGGCTGAAAGGGTGCTGCGCAAGCTGTTTGCGCAGAGCTTTGATATTGCACATCAGCCAGGCCCGGGCGCAGCCAGCTGGATCAACCGCATTAGCCTGCTTCCACAATTTGTCGGCTAG
- the dagF gene encoding 2-dehydro-3-deoxy-phosphogluconate aldolase, whose amino-acid sequence MTLTPQFYRNRVCLNVLAGSKQNARDVWEAAEGHVLVGVLSKDYGDVDSAVTDMREYAALIDNALSVGLGAGDPNQSTMVSAIAARIQPQHVNQVFTGVATARALLGQPQTVVNGLISPTGQPGMVKISTGTLSSRQAEGIVPVATAVAMLKDMGGSSVKYFPMGGLHTIDEFKAVAAACAAQDFWLEPTGGIDLHNFAAILQFALDAGVTRIIPHIYSSIIDKTTGLTRPEDVATLLAITRQLLD is encoded by the coding sequence ATGACGCTGACCCCACAATTTTACCGTAACCGGGTATGCCTGAACGTTCTGGCCGGTTCAAAACAGAACGCCCGTGATGTCTGGGAAGCGGCCGAAGGCCATGTGCTGGTCGGCGTACTGTCGAAGGATTATGGCGACGTGGACAGCGCGGTAACCGATATGCGCGAATACGCGGCACTGATCGATAATGCATTGTCGGTGGGGCTTGGTGCTGGCGATCCGAACCAGTCAACAATGGTGAGCGCAATCGCCGCCCGTATCCAGCCGCAGCACGTAAACCAGGTGTTTACCGGAGTGGCGACCGCGCGCGCGCTGCTGGGGCAGCCGCAGACGGTCGTTAACGGGTTAATTTCACCCACCGGCCAGCCCGGGATGGTGAAGATTTCTACCGGCACGCTCAGTAGCAGGCAGGCAGAGGGTATTGTCCCGGTGGCTACGGCGGTGGCCATGCTGAAGGATATGGGCGGCAGTTCAGTGAAATACTTCCCGATGGGCGGCCTGCATACCATCGACGAGTTTAAGGCGGTGGCCGCCGCCTGCGCGGCACAGGACTTCTGGCTGGAACCGACCGGCGGCATCGATCTGCATAACTTCGCAGCGATCCTGCAGTTCGCACTGGATGCTGGCGTCACCAGGATCATCCCGCACATATACAGCTCGATAATCGATAAGACCACTGGCCTTACACGACCGGAGGACGTGGCAACGCTGCTGGCAATCACCAGGCAGCTGCTGGATTGA
- the rsmI gene encoding 16S rRNA (cytidine(1402)-2'-O)-methyltransferase: MKQHDRADISASTLYIVPTPIGNLGDITQRALTVLASVDLIAAEDTRHTGLLLQHFAINARLFALHDHNEQQKAEVLLTRLREGQSIALVSDAGTPLINDPGYHLVRLCREAGIRVVPLPGACAAITALSAAGLPSDRFCYEGFLPAKSKGRCDTLKALEQEPRTLIFYESTHRLLDSLHDMVTVMGPERYVVLAREITKTWESIFGAPVGELLAWVQEDENRRKGEMVLIVEGYHAQEQALPPEALRTLALLKSELPLKKAAQLTAEIYGVKKNALYKYALGQQGE; encoded by the coding sequence ATGAAACAACACGATCGGGCAGATATTTCTGCCAGCACGCTCTATATCGTCCCCACTCCAATTGGTAACCTGGGCGATATCACCCAGCGGGCACTGACGGTGCTTGCGAGCGTCGATCTGATCGCTGCGGAAGATACACGTCATACCGGGCTGTTGCTACAACATTTCGCCATCAATGCGCGGCTGTTCGCATTACACGACCATAATGAACAGCAGAAAGCTGAAGTCCTGCTGACGCGTTTGCGCGAGGGGCAAAGCATCGCCCTGGTGTCCGATGCCGGTACGCCGCTGATTAACGATCCGGGCTACCATCTGGTGCGCTTGTGCCGGGAAGCGGGTATTCGGGTGGTGCCGTTACCGGGTGCTTGCGCGGCAATTACCGCGCTAAGCGCCGCCGGATTACCGTCCGACCGCTTTTGTTACGAAGGGTTTCTGCCGGCGAAAAGCAAAGGCCGTTGCGATACCTTGAAAGCGCTTGAGCAGGAGCCTCGCACGCTGATTTTCTACGAATCCACCCACCGTCTGCTCGACAGCCTGCACGATATGGTGACGGTAATGGGGCCGGAGCGTTATGTGGTGCTGGCGCGCGAAATCACCAAAACGTGGGAATCTATCTTTGGTGCGCCGGTCGGCGAGCTGCTGGCCTGGGTACAGGAGGATGAGAATCGCCGTAAGGGCGAGATGGTGCTGATTGTGGAAGGTTATCACGCACAAGAACAGGCTTTGCCGCCTGAAGCGCTGCGCACGCTGGCACTGTTAAAAAGTGAGCTGCCGCTCAAAAAAGCAGCTCAGTTAACTGCCGAAATTTATGGCGTGAAGAAAAATGCATTATATAAGTATGCACTCGGGCAGCAGGGCGAGTGA
- a CDS encoding LysR family transcriptional regulator yields MAKDRALTLEALRVMDAIDRRGSFAAAADELGRVPSALSYTMQKLEEELDVVLFDRSGHRTKFTNVGRMLLERGRVLLEAADKLTTDAEALARGWETHLTIATEALVSNELLFPLVEKLAHKANTQLSLVKEVLAGAWERLEQGRADIVIAPDMHFRASSEINTRKLFTLMSVYVASPDHPIHQEPEPLSETTRVKYRGIAVADTARERPVLTVTLLDKQQRLTVSTIEDKHRALLAGLGVGTMPYTMVEKDVSEGRLRVVSPEYKLEVDIIMAWRRDSMGEAKAWCLREIPKLLARCQSCPPCSTKG; encoded by the coding sequence ATGGCTAAAGACCGTGCTCTGACGCTGGAAGCGCTGCGCGTTATGGATGCTATCGATCGTCGCGGTAGCTTCGCGGCGGCTGCAGATGAACTCGGCAGAGTGCCTTCCGCGCTCAGTTATACCATGCAGAAACTGGAAGAGGAGCTGGATGTGGTGCTGTTCGACCGCTCCGGCCACCGCACCAAATTTACTAACGTTGGCCGTATGCTGCTTGAACGCGGCCGCGTACTGCTGGAAGCGGCAGACAAATTGACCACCGACGCCGAGGCGCTGGCACGCGGTTGGGAAACCCATCTTACCATTGCCACAGAAGCGCTGGTGTCTAACGAGCTGCTGTTTCCACTGGTAGAAAAACTGGCGCATAAAGCCAATACCCAACTCTCGCTGGTGAAAGAAGTGCTGGCCGGAGCGTGGGAACGTCTGGAGCAGGGGCGCGCAGATATCGTTATTGCCCCGGATATGCACTTTCGCGCCTCGTCGGAGATCAACACCCGTAAGCTTTTTACCCTGATGAGCGTCTATGTCGCCAGCCCGGATCACCCTATCCATCAGGAACCGGAACCGCTGTCGGAAACTACACGCGTCAAGTATCGCGGTATTGCCGTAGCGGATACAGCGCGCGAGCGCCCGGTACTGACGGTAACGCTGCTCGACAAACAGCAGCGTCTGACGGTCAGCACTATTGAAGACAAGCACCGCGCCCTGCTGGCAGGATTAGGTGTGGGTACGATGCCCTATACGATGGTTGAAAAGGATGTTTCCGAAGGGCGCTTACGCGTGGTCAGTCCGGAATATAAACTTGAGGTCGATATCATTATGGCGTGGCGACGCGACAGCATGGGAGAAGCCAAGGCCTGGTGCCTGCGGGAGATCCCTAAACTGCTCGCCCGATGCCAGAGTTGCCCCCCCTGCAGCACTAAAGGCTAA
- the diaA gene encoding DnaA initiator-associating protein DiaA, with protein sequence MLERIKVCFTESIQTQIAAAEALPDAISRAAMTLVQSLLNGNKILSCGNGTSSANAQHFAASMINRFETERPSLPAIALSADNVLLTAIGNDRLHEEIYAKQVRALGQTGDILLAISSRGNSRDIVKAVEAAVTRDMTIVALTGHDGGELAGLLGPQDVEIRIPSHRSARIQEMHMLTVNCLCDLIDNTLFPHQEV encoded by the coding sequence GTGCTGGAAAGAATAAAAGTTTGCTTTACCGAAAGTATTCAGACTCAGATCGCAGCGGCGGAGGCACTGCCAGACGCCATTTCTCGTGCAGCAATGACCTTGGTGCAGTCGCTGCTCAATGGCAATAAAATCCTCAGTTGCGGTAACGGCACCTCCAGTGCCAATGCGCAGCACTTTGCCGCCAGTATGATTAACCGCTTTGAGACCGAGCGCCCCAGCCTGCCGGCCATCGCCCTCAGTGCCGATAACGTGCTGCTGACGGCCATTGGTAATGACCGACTGCATGAAGAGATTTATGCCAAGCAGGTGCGGGCTCTGGGCCAAACCGGCGATATTTTGCTGGCGATTTCATCGCGCGGCAACAGTCGTGATATTGTCAAAGCCGTAGAGGCAGCGGTCACGCGTGATATGACCATTGTCGCGCTGACCGGCCACGATGGCGGAGAACTCGCCGGCCTGCTGGGGCCACAGGATGTCGAGATCCGTATCCCTTCGCACCGCAGCGCAAGGATTCAGGAAATGCATATGTTAACCGTGAACTGTTTGTGCGATTTAATTGATAACACGTTGTTTCCACACCAGGAAGTCTGA
- a CDS encoding YqjK-like family protein — protein MSRKREARKAELLRQIQQQRLDLSAGRNAWLDSTARYDHGWLALLSAKRWLALGGGVMAIWSVRNPRTITRWARRGLGAWSTWRMVRNYLPRR, from the coding sequence ATGAGCCGCAAGCGTGAAGCGCGTAAAGCCGAGCTGCTGCGCCAGATACAGCAGCAGCGTTTGGATCTGAGCGCCGGGCGTAACGCCTGGCTGGACAGTACGGCACGCTACGATCACGGCTGGCTGGCTCTGCTTAGCGCCAAACGCTGGCTGGCGCTTGGCGGCGGGGTGATGGCTATCTGGTCCGTGCGCAATCCCCGCACGATCACGCGCTGGGCCAGGCGTGGTTTAGGGGCATGGAGCACCTGGCGCATGGTTCGTAACTACCTGCCCCGCCGTTAA
- a CDS encoding DoxX family protein, which translates to MKKYEDTGLLVARILMPILFIYAGWGKISDYAGTQQYMAAMGVPGFFLPLTILLEFGGGLAILFGFLTRFTALFIAVFTLLTALIFHTDFAQGVNSLMFMKNLSIAGGFLLLGITGAGAFSIDRLLGKNG; encoded by the coding sequence ATGAAAAAATATGAAGATACCGGTTTATTAGTCGCCCGCATCCTGATGCCCATTCTGTTCATCTACGCAGGCTGGGGAAAAATCAGTGATTATGCCGGCACACAGCAGTATATGGCAGCAATGGGCGTGCCGGGCTTCTTCCTGCCGCTGACTATTTTACTCGAGTTCGGCGGTGGACTGGCTATCCTGTTCGGCTTTCTGACGCGCTTTACTGCGCTGTTCATCGCAGTATTCACGCTGCTGACGGCATTGATTTTCCATACCGACTTTGCTCAGGGCGTGAACTCGCTGATGTTCATGAAAAATCTGTCAATTGCCGGCGGCTTCCTGCTTCTCGGCATCACCGGTGCTGGCGCATTCAGCATCGACCGTCTGCTGGGTAAAAACGGGTAA
- a CDS encoding penicillin-binding protein activator has product MLPSKVVHRKAVRTVPLLLAALIFAGCTGQAPQTPPANVQGAANGTSDYYLQQVQQSSDDNKVDWQLLAIRALLNEGKVPQANDALMQLAADLNAVQHQEQLLLLAQLDIARQNLPGAADRLKQVNISALSRDQQVRFYQMQIAAGQGQPSLDVVRAYVAQEPLLTNPADKQKNIDDTWQALLQLPQQQLSTLTINANENVLQGWLDLLGVYKSNASDPEMMKSAISDWQTRYPYNPAAKLLPSPLTQAQNLHPTSTAKIALLLPLSGQAQVYANAIQKGFNDAKNGVLAQATVTPSPAEPMQAPGALPGDATVAVSPSASPADADARPAEQPQSVTAPDAATAAPSSLTQIQIYDTSAQPVEQALTQAQNDGATLVVGPLLKNDVDKMLNSQTALNVLALNEPESVQNRPNICYFALSPEDEARDAAHHMWEQGKRAPLLLAPRTSLGDRVNKAFATEWQKLGGTTVLQQQFGSLAELNQGMNSGAGIRLSGTPVDVQPQHQAGVTIAGLTIPPAPTDAQIGASSSNGRIDSVYIVATQDEMILIKSMIAMRISSRDNVGLYASSRSYQAGAGPDFRLELEGLQFSDVPLLSGANPALMQQAAKMFNNNYSLVRLYAMGIDAWTLASRFSEMRTQPGFQINGDTGNLSADRDCVINRKLVWSQYHQGQIVPAT; this is encoded by the coding sequence ATGCTTCCTTCGAAAGTAGTTCACCGCAAAGCGGTACGCACCGTGCCGCTTCTGCTGGCCGCCCTGATTTTTGCCGGTTGTACCGGCCAGGCCCCACAAACGCCCCCGGCGAATGTGCAGGGCGCGGCCAATGGCACCTCTGACTATTATCTGCAGCAGGTGCAACAAAGCTCAGATGATAACAAGGTTGACTGGCAATTACTCGCAATCAGAGCGCTGTTAAACGAAGGTAAGGTTCCCCAGGCCAATGATGCGCTCATGCAGCTGGCAGCGGATCTGAACGCCGTTCAGCATCAGGAACAGCTGCTGCTGCTGGCTCAGCTTGATATTGCCCGCCAAAATTTGCCGGGTGCTGCCGACAGGCTGAAGCAGGTTAATATCAGCGCACTCTCACGCGATCAGCAGGTTCGCTTCTACCAGATGCAAATCGCCGCCGGTCAGGGCCAACCGTCACTTGACGTGGTGCGTGCTTATGTTGCACAAGAGCCGCTGCTGACCAACCCGGCGGATAAGCAAAAAAATATTGATGACACCTGGCAAGCGCTGCTGCAATTACCCCAGCAACAACTCAGCACGTTGACTATCAATGCCAATGAAAACGTGCTGCAAGGCTGGTTAGATCTGCTGGGCGTTTATAAGTCTAACGCCAGTGACCCGGAAATGATGAAATCCGCTATCAGTGACTGGCAGACGCGTTATCCATATAACCCGGCGGCAAAATTGCTGCCCAGCCCCCTGACCCAGGCACAAAACTTACATCCCACCTCGACGGCTAAAATCGCATTGCTGCTGCCGTTAAGTGGACAGGCTCAGGTCTATGCCAACGCTATTCAAAAAGGTTTTAACGACGCGAAAAATGGCGTACTGGCTCAGGCCACTGTCACGCCGTCACCTGCGGAGCCGATGCAGGCCCCTGGCGCGCTTCCCGGTGATGCAACCGTGGCGGTCAGCCCTTCGGCCAGTCCGGCAGATGCGGACGCCCGGCCAGCCGAACAGCCGCAGTCTGTCACGGCTCCCGACGCTGCAACCGCCGCACCGTCCAGTCTTACCCAGATTCAGATCTATGACACCAGCGCGCAGCCCGTTGAACAGGCATTAACTCAGGCACAAAATGACGGTGCCACGCTGGTGGTTGGCCCGTTGCTGAAAAATGACGTCGATAAAATGCTCAACAGCCAGACTGCGCTTAACGTTCTGGCGCTGAATGAGCCGGAGAGCGTCCAGAACCGTCCGAATATTTGCTATTTTGCGCTGTCGCCTGAAGACGAAGCCCGCGATGCTGCGCATCATATGTGGGAACAGGGAAAACGCGCCCCGCTGCTGCTGGCGCCTCGCACTTCACTCGGCGATCGCGTTAACAAGGCTTTTGCCACCGAATGGCAGAAGCTGGGCGGCACCACGGTATTGCAGCAGCAGTTTGGTTCATTAGCCGAGTTGAACCAGGGCATGAACAGCGGCGCGGGTATTCGCCTGAGCGGCACCCCGGTTGACGTCCAGCCGCAGCACCAGGCCGGCGTAACCATTGCCGGCCTGACTATCCCGCCAGCGCCAACCGATGCTCAGATTGGTGCCAGCAGCAGTAACGGCCGCATCGATTCGGTGTATATTGTCGCCACTCAGGACGAAATGATCCTGATTAAATCGATGATCGCCATGCGTATCAGTAGCCGTGATAATGTGGGCCTGTACGCCAGCTCGCGCAGCTACCAGGCCGGTGCAGGCCCGGATTTCCGTCTGGAGCTGGAGGGCTTGCAGTTCAGTGATGTGCCGCTGCTGTCCGGTGCTAACCCGGCGCTGATGCAGCAGGCTGCAAAAATGTTTAACAATAATTATTCACTGGTTCGCCTGTATGCCATGGGCATTGATGCCTGGACGCTGGCTAGCCGTTTCAGCGAGATGCGAACCCAGCCGGGCTTTCAGATCAATGGCGACACCGGCAATTTGAGCGCCGATCGGGACTGCGTCATTAACAGGAAGTTAGTATGGAGCCAGTATCATCAAGGACAGATCGTTCCGGCCACCTGA
- the dolP gene encoding division/outer membrane stress-associated lipid-binding lipoprotein has translation MKALSTCAVILTALMLQGCVAAVVGSAAVATKTATDPRTVGTQVDDGTLELRVTNALSKDEQIKQTTHIVATAYQGKVLLTGQAPGSELALRAKQIAVGVDGATEVYNEIRTGNKVSFGTASSDTWITTKVRSQLLGSDRVKSSSVKVTTENGEVFLLGLVTNEEAKAAADIASRVSGVKHVTTAFTLLK, from the coding sequence ATGAAGGCACTATCTACATGTGCAGTGATCCTTACCGCGTTGATGTTACAGGGCTGTGTGGCCGCGGTAGTGGGCAGTGCGGCGGTGGCCACCAAAACCGCCACCGACCCGCGTACCGTCGGAACCCAGGTGGATGACGGCACCCTGGAGCTGCGCGTCACTAACGCACTGTCTAAAGATGAACAGATTAAGCAAACTACCCATATCGTCGCCACTGCCTATCAGGGCAAGGTGCTGCTGACCGGCCAGGCACCGGGTAGCGAGCTGGCATTACGCGCGAAGCAGATCGCCGTCGGCGTCGACGGAGCCACAGAGGTGTATAACGAGATCCGCACCGGTAATAAGGTGAGCTTTGGCACCGCGTCGTCCGACACCTGGATAACCACCAAAGTGCGCTCGCAGCTGCTCGGTAGCGATCGGGTAAAATCATCAAGCGTTAAGGTGACCACCGAAAATGGTGAAGTGTTCCTGCTGGGGCTGGTCACCAACGAAGAAGCAAAAGCGGCAGCGGATATCGCCAGCCGGGTAAGCGGCGTGAAGCACGTCACCACCGCGTTTACCCTTCTTAAATAG
- a CDS encoding DUF883 family protein — MSKDITSENLRAELKSLADTLEEVLSSSSEKSRSELDKLRNKAQNALKDTRARLSDSGDLIAQTTRDAAGRADVYVRDNPWTSVGVGAAVGVVLGVLLTRR, encoded by the coding sequence ATGTCTAAAGATATCACTTCAGAAAATTTGCGCGCCGAGCTGAAAAGCCTGGCGGACACCCTTGAAGAAGTACTGAGTTCCTCCAGTGAGAAATCCAGGTCCGAACTGGATAAGCTGCGCAACAAGGCACAGAACGCACTCAAAGACACCCGCGCGCGTCTTAGCGACTCCGGCGACCTTATCGCGCAAACAACGCGTGATGCGGCCGGGCGTGCTGATGTTTATGTGCGCGATAACCCCTGGACCAGCGTTGGTGTCGGTGCTGCTGTCGGGGTGGTACTGGGCGTGCTGCTGACGCGTCGTTAA
- a CDS encoding pirin family protein, whose amino-acid sequence MIDSRTAQQCGTADYGWLQARYTFSFGHYFDPSLLGYASLRVLNQEVLAPGSSLQPRTYPKVDVLNLILQGTAEYRDSEGHYAQAQAGEALLLATQPGVSYSEHNISKEQVLTRMQLWMEACPQLENAQFQRLNIAECQPYTLVASPDGSAGSMQLRQQLWIHQLVLKPGENYRLPLKGPRAYLQSIYGSLTAATPSLQQVTLSCGDGAFLRDEQSVTLVAITPVRALVIDLPL is encoded by the coding sequence GTGATTGATAGTCGAACCGCTCAACAGTGCGGCACCGCTGATTACGGCTGGTTGCAAGCGCGTTATACCTTTTCTTTTGGCCACTACTTTGATCCCTCACTACTGGGTTACGCATCATTACGCGTACTGAATCAGGAAGTCCTGGCACCCGGCAGCAGTTTGCAACCGCGAACTTACCCTAAGGTCGACGTGCTCAACCTGATTTTGCAGGGTACGGCAGAGTACCGCGACAGCGAAGGACATTATGCTCAGGCGCAGGCGGGTGAAGCCTTGCTGCTGGCAACCCAGCCCGGCGTCAGCTACTCCGAACATAACATCAGCAAAGAACAGGTTCTTACCCGTATGCAGCTGTGGATGGAAGCCTGCCCACAGCTGGAAAACGCGCAGTTTCAACGGCTGAATATAGCGGAATGCCAACCCTACACCCTGGTTGCCTCGCCAGACGGCAGTGCTGGCAGCATGCAGCTTCGCCAGCAGCTGTGGATTCATCAGCTGGTGCTGAAGCCGGGTGAGAATTACCGCCTGCCATTAAAGGGACCTCGCGCCTACCTGCAATCGATTTATGGCTCGCTGACAGCGGCCACCCCGTCGCTACAGCAGGTAACCCTGAGTTGTGGCGATGGCGCGTTTCTCCGTGATGAGCAGAGTGTTACCCTGGTGGCGATAACGCCCGTACGCGCGCTGGTGATAGATTTACCGCTGTGA
- a CDS encoding DUF1090 domain-containing protein, producing MKLHIIFSVSLLSLGTYAHAGTLCQQKEQAVHHEIELAQKHDNKHRIIGLQQALREIQANCSDTDLKKTHREKIRRHEQKVTERKHELQQEIAKGGSRAKIDKREKKLSEAQRELKKVLDAPY from the coding sequence ATGAAATTACATATCATCTTCAGCGTCAGCCTGCTCTCTCTGGGCACCTACGCTCATGCCGGCACGCTTTGCCAGCAGAAAGAGCAGGCCGTTCACCATGAGATAGAGCTGGCCCAAAAGCATGACAATAAACATCGCATTATTGGCTTACAGCAGGCATTAAGGGAGATCCAGGCGAACTGTAGCGATACTGACCTGAAAAAAACTCATCGGGAAAAGATCAGACGGCACGAGCAGAAAGTGACCGAACGGAAACATGAATTACAGCAGGAAATAGCGAAAGGCGGTAGCCGCGCAAAAATTGATAAGCGCGAAAAGAAACTTTCTGAAGCTCAACGCGAGCTAAAGAAAGTGCTGGATGCACCCTATTAA
- a CDS encoding YraN family protein produces MEPVSSRTDRSGHLSRQQQGASREIQARRLLETSGLHFVAANVRYRSGEIDLIMRDKQVWVFVEVRYRRNALFGGAATSVTRSKQLKLLQAAATWLHSRKQSFDTADCRFDVVAITGEQVEWLPNAFTAE; encoded by the coding sequence ATGGAGCCAGTATCATCAAGGACAGATCGTTCCGGCCACCTGAGCCGACAGCAGCAGGGAGCGAGCCGTGAAATTCAGGCTCGCCGCCTGCTGGAAACTTCAGGGCTGCATTTTGTCGCTGCCAATGTGCGTTACCGCAGCGGTGAAATTGACCTCATCATGCGCGATAAGCAGGTGTGGGTTTTCGTTGAAGTACGCTATCGCCGCAATGCCCTTTTCGGCGGTGCTGCCACCAGCGTCACCCGCAGTAAACAGCTGAAGCTGCTACAGGCGGCAGCAACGTGGCTGCACAGCCGCAAGCAAAGTTTCGATACGGCCGACTGCCGTTTTGACGTGGTGGCGATAACCGGTGAACAGGTTGAATGGCTGCCCAATGCGTTTACCGCGGAATAA
- a CDS encoding phage holin family protein gives MADHSQSHGPGKGVINIGQRLITTLVGMVETRVRLAVVELEAEKANLLQMLLMVGLTMLFTAFGLMSLMVLIIWGVDAQYRLMAVAITTGVLFALALILGLWTLIKSRRSTLLGATRKELSEDRKLLEGD, from the coding sequence ATGGCCGATCATTCGCAAAGCCACGGCCCCGGCAAGGGGGTCATCAATATCGGACAGCGCCTGATCACTACGCTGGTGGGCATGGTTGAAACCCGTGTCCGGCTTGCCGTTGTGGAGCTTGAAGCGGAAAAAGCTAATCTGCTGCAGATGCTGCTGATGGTGGGCCTGACCATGCTGTTTACCGCATTTGGTTTGATGAGCCTGATGGTACTGATTATCTGGGGTGTAGATGCGCAATATCGGTTGATGGCGGTGGCCATCACTACCGGGGTGCTTTTTGCACTGGCGCTGATCCTTGGCTTGTGGACGCTGATTAAATCAAGGCGTTCCACCCTGTTAGGTGCCACACGTAAGGAGCTGTCGGAAGACCGCAAGCTGCTGGAGGGTGACTAA